A region of the Panthera leo isolate Ple1 chromosome F2, P.leo_Ple1_pat1.1, whole genome shotgun sequence genome:
TAGGTGACAGGTACAGAAGCAGAACACTGGAGTAAGGCAGATgaggctcaaatcccagctcactCTTGTCTAGCTGTCTGACCGGCGACAAGTTAACTCAGACTCTCCGTGCTCGGTTCCTTGTCTGTAAACTGGAAACGGAACTTCACAGGGTTGCTGCAAGAGGTATTAGGTATTTCGAACACTCAGCACAacgtctgacacatagtaagctcTGAAGACAGTTATTACTAGAATTCCTATACCACTGATACTATAGCTGTTTAAGCTAGGAGCTCCTTGGTACCACTGTTATTCTTTAGTGAGAAGTGTTACTATTcaatggtgtattttttttttttaacctaatgatGTTCAGTAGccagttttaaagaataaacatatCTTTTCCTCGAGGCAGAGCACTGTATTGGATAACCTGGCGGGTAAAGCACCTGCTTCCTAGCAATGCACATTAAAAGGCAAATGCTGTCTTTAAACACGGGGCCATGTGCTATTCTGGACCGCTCACTCACACCGCAACAGCCGTTTACGCCTAGACTGCAGGGTCCTTACGACCAGCCACGTCGCGCGGTGCGCAAGCCGCGACAGCACGCGCTGGGTCCGGGCGCAAAGGCGAAGCGCCGGCGGAGGACTGCGGCTCAGACAGCCCGATTCATCGCGAGCGGGCCCCGCCCCAGGCCCGCCCGCCGCGGGCCGCACACCCGGGCTGCCTCCTCCTGCGGACTGTCACGGCCTTTACCCGCAAGAGCAAACAAGAACCCTCGCCTCGCAGGCCTTTTCCCAGCCCCCACGGGCGGCACGGCCCAGGGGGAAGCCAACACGGACCCGCGACGCCCCGGTCGGGCTCCCTCCGGTCGCCGAATAGGGGCGGGGGCCCCGGgccgcctcccccactcactcccccAAAGCCCGTCTCCCAGGCCCCCGGCCGGGGCTCTCC
Encoded here:
- the LOC122211306 gene encoding translation initiation factor IF-2-like; this encodes MHIKRQMLSLNTGPCAILDRSLTPQQPFTPRLQGPYDQPRRAVRKPRQHALGPGAKAKRRRRTAAQTARFIASGPRPRPARRGPHTRAASSCGLSRPLPARANKNPRLAGLFPAPTGGTAQGEANTDPRRPGRAPSGRRIGAGAPGRLPHSLPQSPSPRPPAGALRYVGAGRGGVNGSVLGPPTGPGPSTFEQAEQRRRRQLQAEERRGAGHRDRRSPSCARAASRRVGRRALWRREAPSAARPALSWKLGKNPLSINCAWRGE